ATGATACAACTGGACCCATTACGGTCATCAGTGATGAAGCTGTACCGACATATGGACGTCCGCTGATATCCTATTACCTTTCAGACAAGATCAAATTTGAAACGTTACCATTTCGTCCGGAAGAGTTCTATACGAAGAACGGAGTTGAAATGCGTCTTGGCTCAAGAGTCTTATCCATTGATACCAAAGGAAAAATTCTGACCCTCGACAGTGGTGACACTGTTCCATATGGCAAGCTGCTGCTCGCAACAGGTGGAACTCCAGTCAAACCGAATCTTCCGGGTATCGACGGACCGGGTGTGCATAATTTTACGACAGTGGCGCATGCAGAGACGCTCAAGGAGTTGGTCGACAAGGTCAAGAAGGTTGTCGTTATAGGTGCTGGACTCATCGCATTGAAAGCGGCTGAAGGCTTTGCTGAAAAAGGTGCGGAAGTAACTATTGTTGTCCGTTCCCGCATTATGCGAACCTATTTTGACGAGACGGCCGGAGAGCTGATCGTTGATCATCTTGAAAAGAACGGTATCCGCTTTATGCAGGACACGGGCACTAAAGCAATTGTTCGTTACGATGATGGGACAATCAAAGGTGTGGAAACGGATCAGGGACTGATCGATGCAGATGTTGTCATTGTCGCTGCGGGCGTTCGTCCCAACATGGGACTTGCTGCGCAGGCAGGTCTGACGACGCATCAGGGTATTCGAGTCAATGACTATCTTGCGACCAGCGATTCCGATATTTTTGCAGCAGGTGACGTGGCTGAAGCCAAGGATCTGCTGACTGGCGAATATACGGTTCGGCCCATTTGGCCCAACGCATATACTCAGGGACGATATGCCGGATTGAACATGGCCGGAGCGGATTCCCCATATACCGGCGGCATGTCCATGAACTCCATCACCTATTATGGCCTTCCGACGATTTCTGTCGGCGAGACCAATTTGGCTGATGATGACGGGTATGAAACAGCCATCCATCTGGACCGGGAAAATTCCATCTATCGAAAGCTCATTTTCAAGGGAAATGTCCTTGCAGGGTGTATCCTTATCGGTGATATCGACGCCGCCGGTTTCTACACCAGCTTCATCAAAAACGGCTTTGAACTGGATGAGGCAGCAAGAGAAATACTTATGGAAGGTAATCCTTCCCCGGCCTTGTGGCCTGACAGCTTCATTGAAGGAATGATGAATAATCCCTAAGAATCAGGACTCATGAATAATAAAGGGCCGCAATTATGCGGCCTTTTTTATTTGGTCTTGTGGATAAAAATGCCATCCCAGTCTTGGTTAGGTGGAGTCTCAATCAGGTGATCGCACCGATCAATATAAATGTCGTACAGTTTTGTTTCCATTCCTGTTTCTTGCAGTTGCATGAAAGACTGTCTGGCTTTCTCGAAATCCATATTAATATATGCGTCGTGAGCTTTTTCATACAGATCAAGCTCTTCCTTGCGCTCAAGGGCTTCCTCCTGTCTGTATGCGGTGTAGATCGTGACAGGCTCCTGCTTACCTTTGACCCGAACAATGTCCAGAATACGGAAATAGTAATTGCAGTTGCAGACATCGGCCACAGCCTGACTGACAACAAGGTTTTGACCGTAGAATTTTGTCAAACCCTCAAGACGGGATGCGAGATTCACATTGTCGCCGATGAGTGTGTAGTCAAAGAGGTCGGCTGATCCCATGTTTCCGACGCGAACCGAGCCGGAGTGGATACCGATGCCTACGGCAATGGTAAAACCGAACTTTTCAAGGAATGCTTTGTTGAGTTCCTCCAGACGATCCAGTTGTTCCAGCGCGGCCTTTAATGATTTTTCCTGATGATTATCCACATCAAGCGGTGCATTCCAAAAAGCCATGACAGCATCACCGATGAACTTGTCCAGTGTCCCTTCATTACTGGTAATAATTCGTGTCATGGGTGTTAAATAATCATGTAAAAGGTTGGTCACCTGCGTCGGGGAGAGTTTTTCCGAAAGTGATGTAAAATTACGAACGTCTGAGAACTGAATGGTGATATCCTTTTCCTGACCTTCCAGAGACAGAGCCTGTGGATTTTCCATGATTTGGGAGATAACAGAAGGCGCCAGATAATGTGCAAATGCACCGTGGATAAACTTCTTGGCATGTTCTTCGCGCCAGAACTTCAGAATGGTCAACGATGTGAATGTCATCGCCAAGGTGAGGTATGAGTACATGGGAGATATGAAGTATCGTTGTTCCTGGAAGAGATATACAGATCCGTACCACATGCAATATCCCAAGCCTATCAAAGGCAGTACGAGCCAGGAGGCTCTCGCCCACATGAGAAGGAAGGTGGTAACTAATCCTGCGACTACCATGCCTAAAAACTCAACACCTTTTGCCCAATCAGGAATGGAAATAAATTGATTCGACAAAATATTGTCGATGATGGTTGCGTGGGTTTCGACCCCCGGAGCCCCAGGGTCCAATGGTGTTGCTCGAAGATCTTTCAAACCGGAAGCCGAAGTTCCGATCAAGGCTATCCGTCCTTCAAGAGCACCATCAGCGAGTTTTCTATTGAGAATGTCCGAGGCACTTATGTATTCAAAGGTTTTCATCTTACCTCGATAGTTGATGAGCATGCGGCCAAAGTGATCTGTGGAAATGACCACTCCCTTGAGTTTGATGGACTCGACACCCAGTGAGGACATTTTGAGGATTACGCTGTCAGCTCCCATAGCTTGCATGAGAGAGGCCAGAGCGAGACTTGGATAGAGTTTTTCATTATAACTGAATAGAAGTGGAACCCGGCGATAAACTGAATCCGCGTCCGGGGACGTTGTGATGAAACCGACTCTGTTGGCTGCTTCTGCCAGAACAGGAACAGGGCAGATCATGCCATTTGCCTTGGGAAGTACATCAAGTGGCGACATGGAGCCTGGAGGCGAAAGAATAGCAACCTTGACGGGTTTGACGGCACAACTCGATTTGTTGAGATCTGTTAACTTATGGGCCTTTGTGCCTGTAGTGAAGTCAATACCGAGAACAAACGGTCCGTTTTTGAGATTGGCTGCCAGTAATGCGTCGTAGTCTCCAAAATTCGCAGGCATTCCTTTGAAATCAATATCTATGTCCAAATCCCTTTTTACATCTTTTTTGACGTTTACGGGAGAAGTGCGGTCTGGTTCTGCAAAAATTATATCTGAAGCAACGGCTGATGCGCCATATGCCTGAAGGTACTTCATGAGCATAGCGACGCGGTATCTTGGCCAAGGCCATTGCCCTTTCTCGGCCAAACTTTTTTCATCAAGGTCAATGATGACCGGAACGTCTGTCGCGATGAGGTCATGGTGCTTTTTTAAATAATGATCATATATTTTCAATTCGATAAGGTAGAGGAACTGAGGTTGACTGATAAACAGGAGAACCATGAGAATGGTAATGAACGTACCGGCTCCAAGAAGAATCAGTTGGTCTTTTTTGAAGGCATTTTTGATAAGTGACGTCATTGCTTCCCCAAAAATGGATGTATTGAATGATGATGCTTGAATAATATTATCTTTTTTCAAGACAATTTGTCACTGAATATCCATTTCCTTCAGGATTATTTTGAAGAGTGTCCTTTTTCTTATTCTAATACTTTGAAATAATTATATTAACCATACCATAAGCACTCGACGTGGATTGGGGTAGAGCCCGGTTGGCAAATTTAGCTCAACGTTGTTTCAAGGCAAGTACTGATACTGTTTTCAACTTGGTCAAATGGTTCGGTAGATCATCATGCAGCCGAGCATGAAAACGAGAATGAAAGCGAGTCTTTTATACCCGTGATCGGAAAGCCTGGTATAAGCCTGTGCGCCCAGCCAGACTCCCAGGGCGAGTGCTGGGAGTGCGTACATGAAGAGCTTCAGGACGCGAAGGGTGGTCAGGCCGGAGTAAGCGTGCATTCCGGCCACAAGAACGCCGGAGATGGTGAAATATGCGGCCAAGGTGGCCTTGGCCTGATTCTTAGACCATGATTGAATGGCTGAATAGACGATGACAGGTGGACCTCCTGCGCCGATACTTCCCCCAAGGACACCTGAAGTGAAACCCGCTATTGATGTGATAATTCTTCCGGAGTTTCGGGGAGTGGGTTTGACTGTCAATTGGTAAACAGTGAATGCAACCATCAGGATACCAATGCCCAATGAGAGTATTTCCGAAGGAACATGTTTGAGGACATATATACCGAGCATGATCCCTGGAATGGTCGCAATCATGAGGATTGAAACTTTTTTCAGGCGGATATCGTGACGCATTTGTAAGCTCAAGGTCAGACTGATGCACCAAGCCAGCAGTGTCATCAGGGGAACGCTTGTTTTAATATCAAGGAGGAATCCCAGCAAGGGGAGTGCTATCAGCGCGAAGCCGAATCCGGTTAATCCCTGAAGAAAGGATGCCGCAACCACGATGGTGCATATGAGGAGTATGTCTTGCATCCGGTGTGGTCTACTGCATATTGATTCTAGCCACAATATGTGATGGCTTCGCGATATTTTTCATGAAAATGGTTGCCACCAAAATGGCTGAAAGGCTATATAGGTACAATAGAAAATCATTCTTTTTGTTAATTCAATTATTATAGGAGGTTTTAGCATGAGTATTGTAATCGATCCGGATGAATGCATTGGCTGTGAGTCTTGCGTAGAGATATGTCCGGAAGTTTTTGAGATGGATGACGACGGTGAAAAGGCTATCGTGATAAATGCTGATTCCACTGCAGATTGCGTGGACGAAGCCATTGAAACCTGCCCAAACGAAGCTATTTCAAAATAATAAATCACAGCAGTGATGAAAAAAAAGACCGCACTCAGTGCGGTCTTTTTTTTCATTCTATTCTATACGTTATTGTGACTTTTCAAAAATCAACCGCAATTCTTCAATGCGCTTTCGATTGCTCTCAAAATCGAACAACTCTCCACGTGATATTGCATGAACATGGATAACCCCTGCCTGTTCATCATAGAAAAATTCAGCATCATCCATGGTACGCATGACTGTGCTTTTGAATTCAGCGCGAAGATACTTGTCATCAACCGCCAGGACTTTGCCGCCGAATATCGACTCTATGGCGTTGGACAAATCGACCATTACTTTTTCAGGAACCCCACTGGCCTTGATGGGATCCACTTTATGCACGGCATCGGTGGCCTGAGAAGAGACGCAGTCATCTGATTCACTGCAAACAGCAAATGCCCCATCATGCATGCCCATTTCCGGGGCTTTGCTGGCACAGGCACACAATGAAATCAGCACGAAAACACACAATATTATCTGGACATGTATTTGTTTCATAAAGGCAACCTATTGCAAAAGGAGTTTAAAGTGCAACCAATTTTCACACGATGAAAGCGGGGCATGTACATTCAGTCCGTATGCCACAAATACATAGCCAGATTGATTCTGTCCGATGCATCAAAAGTCACCCCTTCGTTTTCAAGCAATTGTTTCTGGTTTTCATACCCTTGTTGAGGGGCAAGAGATATTTTGCCTTCTCTATTAACCACCCTATGCCAGGGAAGACGCTCTTTTCGAGAAGAGGAATGAAGCAGACGAGCAACCTGTCGGGCTGCACGCCGATTACCAGCCATAGATGCAATTGTGCCATAGGTAGTGACTTTGCCCAAGGGGATTGAGCGAATGAGAGCTATGGCCCTTACTGTGAACAATGAAGATGACATAATGGTTCCATAAAATATTAATGACGCAGAGGGCAAGTGAGGGCCATATTATTAATCTGAAAGATATATTGACTTGTAGGGACGATTATCACATACATTTCAATATGAAACTATCTTATCGTGTTTTTATACTGTCAACTATAGTCGTATCTTTCTTACTTGTAGCAAGTGCTTTCGCCTTTGAAGTGAAGCCGATGACTCTTAAGGACCGATGTGTTGTCTGTCATACGGCTGAGCGTATTTGCGCCAAGCTGGGGAATGGAGACGATTTCTGGGAACCAACGGTAAAGCGCATGGCTTCCAACGGGGCAAAAGTCCCCGAGCAGGAGCTTGCCGGCTTTTCCCTGTTGCTGAGCGGTCAGGAGGAGGTTGTTGCCGGTATATTGGCATGTTCTTCTTTTCAAAAGACCGGTACAATGCCATCAGCATCAAAAAAAATATCAATATATCTGGTGCTTATCCACCCTGTATTTATGACGATAGCGGTCCTTTTGTCTCTTTGGGTTGCTTGGCAGGGGATCAACCGGGCAAGGATATCTCATTTCAAACACACAGTTCGGTTCGATTGGAAAGGACATGTTAATTACGGCATAATTGTCATGGGTGCGTGGTTTTTCGGTATGATTGCTGGTGGCGTCATGGCGAAACTCATTTATGGTGCAACAGGTCTGACCGGAGCCCATCGTACGGTCGCCCTGATTATGTTTCCCATGATCATTTTGGGGGCTTGTACTGGATTGTATATGAAATACAAGAAGGCACCGAGAAAAATACTTCCAATAGTCCATGGTGTGAATAGTCTTGTGTTGTTTGTACTGGCGTGTATGCAGCTTCTTACCGGATTCTATCTTGTAAGAGGAATTTTTTAGCCCATTATCACGAAGAGGAAGGAGTAACCCATGAAGAAGCATTGTCTGATTGTTATGATCATAACATGTGTGGTTGTTCTTTATTCTGGCGTTGCTTTTGCTGAAGAAAAGCCCGGAGTTGATGCAAAGGAATTATGGAATTACATAACGACGGTTGACCCTTATACCGAGTGGGGATTTTGGCCTGATCATAAAGGTTTACAACCCGGACGTTCTCCACATGGCGCAGGACATAAGGTCTTTGTTAATTCTGCTGGCTTGAATTCAAAAATGCCGCCCGCTGCATATGGTACTATTGAGGTTAAGGAAAACTATAGTCCGGATGAAAAACTCATGGCTATAACTGTCATGTATAAAGTGAGTGGTTACAATCCGAGTGATGGTGATTGGTTCTGGGCGAAGTATTCACCCGACGGAACGGTTGATAAATCAGGGAAGCCTGCCGGTTGTATCGGGTGCCATGGAACACGAGCCGCTAATGATTTTATTTTGGTTCATGATTTTAATTAATTATTTTTCATCTTCCTATGAAAAAACCCAGTTTATGACTGGGTTTTTTTTGGTCATTGGGGCAAAGTGTTATTAAATCATCATTTTTATAATGAATAATCCGTTTTTTTATAATTGAATGATCATTTGTTATGAAAAAAGATTTTTTAAAAGGAGGAAACATGAAAATTAATCTTGGACTTGGCCAACGTTTGGTACTTCTTGTGAGCTCTGTTGTTCTAGCGCTTCTTCTCGTGACTTTTTTTGCAGTCAATCAAGGAACCCAAAGCCTGACGCTCGCGGTCGTTGAAACCACATTGTCGCAAAACAGTGTGTCCATTGCTACATCATTGGACAACTGGGTCGCAGATCATATCAAATTTCTTCAGTTAATGGCTGACGATGAGGCTTTTATCGAAGCGGTTGCAGGTGGAGACTTCGAAGCTGCAACCAAACTGGCTGTAGGAGCCAAGACTCGTGATGCAACCATTGAATCATTTTTTGCGCATAACGCAGACGGAATATCCGTAGTTACAACCAACACTGGCGGGCGTGGTAAGAATTACAAATCAAAAGGGTATTACAAGTCGATAATGGAGCAAGGGAAGCCGTATTATATCTCTCCGGTTACTATTTCACCTGTTTCCCAACAACCCCGTCTTGCCATAGCCGTTCCCATCAAGAAAAACGGGAATGCAATTGGCTACGTAGGCGTCTCAGTCAAGGCTTCTGCTTTTACAGATACCTATATCAATCCGATAAAAGTCGGCAGTAAAGGATACTGCTATGTTGTTGATTCACAGGGAGTCATGTTGGCACATCCCGACAAGGAACGCATTCTAACGGACAGATCCAGCGCTTCGTATATCAAATACGCTCTAAAAGAGAAAAACGGATTTCTGGAATACAAGTTTGACGGCGCGATTAAATATATGGCTTTTCATATGGTCCCGTCCACAGGCTGGATCGTCGCTCTTTCCGCAGAACAGGATGATCTGATGCAAGAAGCGTATGCTTTGCGAAACCTGTTGCTCATTGTCGGCGTTATAGGGCTTTTCACGACCATTATTATTATCTTCTTTACTATTAAAAAAATGGTGACCGTTCCGTTGCAAATAATACAGGAACGGTTTGTCGCTCTCAGCGAAGGCGAACTTGAAGCCCGGATTGCCGGTAAGTTCTCCGCGGAGCTGGCAGTTCTCAAAGATTCTTTTGTGGCGATGGTCGAGCGACTGCTCACTATTGTCATGAGTGTAAAAACAACGAGCGGGGCTGTTTCTTCCGGGAGCACAGAGCTTTCCGCAGCAGCTCAAACCCTCTCCGAAGGATCAACGGAACAAGCGGCTGCAGTGGAAGAAGTCTCAGCTTCTGTTGAGGAAATGACTGCTAATATCAATCAAAATGCTGACAACGCGTTAAAGACAGAAAAATTGGCAGGGAAGGCTGCCGACGACGCCCGAGAAGGTGGCGAGGCTGTTTCTCAGGCTGTTGAAGCCATGAAGAACATCGCAGAAAAAATTGTCATCATTGAAGAAATTGCCAGGCAGACAAATCTACTTGCCCTGAATGCGGCTATCGAAGCAGCTCGGGCGGGAGAACACGGCAAGGGGTTTGCCGTTGTTGCTGCCGAAGTTCGTAAACTTGCTGAACGAAGTGGTGGAGCTGCCGCCGAGATCAGTGAGATATCTGCACAGAGTGTCGAGGTTGCTGAAAAAGCGGGAAGGATGCTGTCTCAACTCGTTCCTGACATTACGGAAACGGCCCAACTCGTACAGGAAATATCTTCCGCGACAGCAGAACAACACACAGGAGCGGAACAAATCAATATGGCGGTGCAAGAACTGGATAAGGTTATCCAGTCCAACGCGGCCATGTCCGAGGAAGTCGCATCCAGTGCGAATGAGTTGTCAAATCAGGCCATTGACATGCAGCAGACGATGTCTTTCTTCAAAACCAATTCCTCAAATGAGATGTATCAACCTCAGGCGCGCAAGACGTCAGTATCGGTCAAGAAGTCACCGAAACAAGCTCTTCCGCAAACCGCTCCATCATCCGGTAACGGTGTTGATCTCAGCATGGACGATGAGGACGATTTTGAACGATTCTAGATGATTTTAAAACAAGATGACTTGGAAGCAGGGGGGCCATAAAATGGTCCCCCTTTTCTTAGGTGTTAAGAGCTTCAATCACTTGGTTGATATTCGGAATGTCTGCCATGCTGTTTCCATAATAAACGAACTTTAAAACACCTTCTTTATTAATCAGCATCTGTGCCGGCATTCTGCCAAGTCGAAGAATTTTTACTTCCTGACCATAGAGAGTCAGCACCTCATGGCTTGGGTCTGGAAGGCCCACAAATGGAATTTTTCCTTTATCCCAATATGCTTTGAATGCTGAAGGCTTTTCCGGTCCAACGACAATGACTTCGATATCCTGTGCTTCAAGCTGCTTGTATTCTTGACGCAACTGCGTCATGTGCTGTCGACAGAAAGGTCATAAAAAGCTTCTATTAAAGACGAGGAGTACATGTTTTCTAGCTGTGTAGTCAGATAATGATACAGCATGACCATTCATGTCATTCAGGGTGAAATCCGGTGCCTGCGTATTGACGTGTATCTGCATGTTGTGACTTCTGTCCTTATATTTTCCCCACGAGAAAAACCTTTGGCTTTTGACGCGTGACACAGTATCTTCGCCGTGGCCTAAGACTGTTTTTCGAGTGATTCTATTTTGAATGAACAATGAGAAGTATGCAAATCTGTCAGAAAGTCCATTTTTTGTTACCATGAACATCCTTGACAACGCCTTCAAAATATTTTCATCAAGCACTGCTAATTGACAAATGTTGGTCGGTATAAGGCAATGACGTGCCTTTGAATCCTCCATTGGGTTAACACTTCCGAACATATATCCAGGTTTTTTTATGGGAAAGCATATCATTGAAGAGGCGAGTCGCTGTCTGCAATGCAAGAAGCCTCTGTGCAGCAAGGGATGCCCGATCAGTACTCCTATCAGCGAAGTCATCAAACTCCTGCTCGACGGGAAAACGTATGAAGCGGGTGAATTGTTGTTCAACAATAATCCACTCTCCGTTGTCTGCTCACTCATTTGTCCGCATGAGAACTTTTGCGAGGGACACTGTATTCTCGGCAAGAAAAGTTCCCCCATCCAGGTAAGTGACATTGAAAACTACATCTCCCGCTATTATCTAGAACACATGCCTTTAAAGAAGCAGACACATTCCAATAACGGCAAGAAAATAGCCATTGTCGGTTCCGGGCCGGCCGGAATTACCGTGGCTTTCATTCTTGCTTCCAATGGTTTTGATGTGACTATCTTTGAATCCGAAGACAAGATTGGCGGTGTCCTTCAATACGGTATTCCTGATTTCCGTTTGCCAAAAAACCTTCTCGTT
The genomic region above belongs to uncultured Pseudodesulfovibrio sp. and contains:
- a CDS encoding cytochrome P460 family protein gives rise to the protein MKKHCLIVMIITCVVVLYSGVAFAEEKPGVDAKELWNYITTVDPYTEWGFWPDHKGLQPGRSPHGAGHKVFVNSAGLNSKMPPAAYGTIEVKENYSPDEKLMAITVMYKVSGYNPSDGDWFWAKYSPDGTVDKSGKPAGCIGCHGTRAANDFILVHDFN
- a CDS encoding redoxin domain-containing protein, giving the protein MTQLRQEYKQLEAQDIEVIVVGPEKPSAFKAYWDKGKIPFVGLPDPSHEVLTLYGQEVKILRLGRMPAQMLINKEGVLKFVYYGNSMADIPNINQVIEALNT
- a CDS encoding adenylate/guanylate cyclase domain-containing protein; this encodes MTSLIKNAFKKDQLILLGAGTFITILMVLLFISQPQFLYLIELKIYDHYLKKHHDLIATDVPVIIDLDEKSLAEKGQWPWPRYRVAMLMKYLQAYGASAVASDIIFAEPDRTSPVNVKKDVKRDLDIDIDFKGMPANFGDYDALLAANLKNGPFVLGIDFTTGTKAHKLTDLNKSSCAVKPVKVAILSPPGSMSPLDVLPKANGMICPVPVLAEAANRVGFITTSPDADSVYRRVPLLFSYNEKLYPSLALASLMQAMGADSVILKMSSLGVESIKLKGVVISTDHFGRMLINYRGKMKTFEYISASDILNRKLADGALEGRIALIGTSASGLKDLRATPLDPGAPGVETHATIIDNILSNQFISIPDWAKGVEFLGMVVAGLVTTFLLMWARASWLVLPLIGLGYCMWYGSVYLFQEQRYFISPMYSYLTLAMTFTSLTILKFWREEHAKKFIHGAFAHYLAPSVISQIMENPQALSLEGQEKDITIQFSDVRNFTSLSEKLSPTQVTNLLHDYLTPMTRIITSNEGTLDKFIGDAVMAFWNAPLDVDNHQEKSLKAALEQLDRLEELNKAFLEKFGFTIAVGIGIHSGSVRVGNMGSADLFDYTLIGDNVNLASRLEGLTKFYGQNLVVSQAVADVCNCNYYFRILDIVRVKGKQEPVTIYTAYRQEEALERKEELDLYEKAHDAYINMDFEKARQSFMQLQETGMETKLYDIYIDRCDHLIETPPNQDWDGIFIHKTK
- a CDS encoding methyl-accepting chemotaxis protein — encoded protein: MKINLGLGQRLVLLVSSVVLALLLVTFFAVNQGTQSLTLAVVETTLSQNSVSIATSLDNWVADHIKFLQLMADDEAFIEAVAGGDFEAATKLAVGAKTRDATIESFFAHNADGISVVTTNTGGRGKNYKSKGYYKSIMEQGKPYYISPVTISPVSQQPRLAIAVPIKKNGNAIGYVGVSVKASAFTDTYINPIKVGSKGYCYVVDSQGVMLAHPDKERILTDRSSASYIKYALKEKNGFLEYKFDGAIKYMAFHMVPSTGWIVALSAEQDDLMQEAYALRNLLLIVGVIGLFTTIIIIFFTIKKMVTVPLQIIQERFVALSEGELEARIAGKFSAELAVLKDSFVAMVERLLTIVMSVKTTSGAVSSGSTELSAAAQTLSEGSTEQAAAVEEVSASVEEMTANINQNADNALKTEKLAGKAADDAREGGEAVSQAVEAMKNIAEKIVIIEEIARQTNLLALNAAIEAARAGEHGKGFAVVAAEVRKLAERSGGAAAEISEISAQSVEVAEKAGRMLSQLVPDITETAQLVQEISSATAEQHTGAEQINMAVQELDKVIQSNAAMSEEVASSANELSNQAIDMQQTMSFFKTNSSNEMYQPQARKTSVSVKKSPKQALPQTAPSSGNGVDLSMDDEDDFERF
- a CDS encoding sulfite exporter TauE/SafE family protein — encoded protein: MQDILLICTIVVAASFLQGLTGFGFALIALPLLGFLLDIKTSVPLMTLLAWCISLTLSLQMRHDIRLKKVSILMIATIPGIMLGIYVLKHVPSEILSLGIGILMVAFTVYQLTVKPTPRNSGRIITSIAGFTSGVLGGSIGAGGPPVIVYSAIQSWSKNQAKATLAAYFTISGVLVAGMHAYSGLTTLRVLKLFMYALPALALGVWLGAQAYTRLSDHGYKRLAFILVFMLGCMMIYRTI
- a CDS encoding MGMT family protein codes for the protein MSSSLFTVRAIALIRSIPLGKVTTYGTIASMAGNRRAARQVARLLHSSSRKERLPWHRVVNREGKISLAPQQGYENQKQLLENEGVTFDASDRINLAMYLWHTD
- a CDS encoding ferredoxin, producing the protein MSIVIDPDECIGCESCVEICPEVFEMDDDGEKAIVINADSTADCVDEAIETCPNEAISK
- a CDS encoding FAD-dependent oxidoreductase; the encoded protein is MNYVIVGNGVSAIGAIEGIRQHDTTGPITVISDEAVPTYGRPLISYYLSDKIKFETLPFRPEEFYTKNGVEMRLGSRVLSIDTKGKILTLDSGDTVPYGKLLLATGGTPVKPNLPGIDGPGVHNFTTVAHAETLKELVDKVKKVVVIGAGLIALKAAEGFAEKGAEVTIVVRSRIMRTYFDETAGELIVDHLEKNGIRFMQDTGTKAIVRYDDGTIKGVETDQGLIDADVVIVAAGVRPNMGLAAQAGLTTHQGIRVNDYLATSDSDIFAAGDVAEAKDLLTGEYTVRPIWPNAYTQGRYAGLNMAGADSPYTGGMSMNSITYYGLPTISVGETNLADDDGYETAIHLDRENSIYRKLIFKGNVLAGCILIGDIDAAGFYTSFIKNGFELDEAAREILMEGNPSPALWPDSFIEGMMNNP
- a CDS encoding DUF1499 domain-containing protein, which gives rise to MKQIHVQIILCVFVLISLCACASKAPEMGMHDGAFAVCSESDDCVSSQATDAVHKVDPIKASGVPEKVMVDLSNAIESIFGGKVLAVDDKYLRAEFKSTVMRTMDDAEFFYDEQAGVIHVHAISRGELFDFESNRKRIEELRLIFEKSQ